One window from the genome of Populus alba chromosome 15, ASM523922v2, whole genome shotgun sequence encodes:
- the LOC118050997 gene encoding probable glutathione S-transferase, whose translation MAGAVKLIGSYTSLFCTRVEWALKLKGVQYEYVEDDVFNKSPLLLKHNPVHKKVPVLVHDDRPIAESLVILQYIDETWSDNNLLPQDSYQRAMAHFWAKFTEEKCLMEAFTAAWKEGEEKEKAMESAQESLGFLEKLIQGKKFFSGEDKIGYLDLAMGWIPLCLDIMEEVGGMKLVDAEKFPSLLEWAQNFTEIPLIKERLPPRDALFNYFHKIVGLKRSIKH comes from the exons ATGGCAGGAGCGGTGAAACTGATTGGATCTTATACAAGCCTGTTCTGCACAAGGGTCGAATGGGCTTTGAAGCTTAAAGGAGTGCAATACGAGTACGTTGAAGATGATGTATTCAATAAAAGCCCCCTTCTTCTTAAGCACAACCCTGTTCACAAGAAGGTCCCCGTTCTTGTCCATGATGACAGACCAATTGCTGAGTCACTCGTCATCCTTCAATACATCGATGAGACATGGAGTGATAATAACTTGCTGCCTCAAGATTCGTATCAGAGAGCCATGGCTCACTTTTGGGCTAAATTTACTGAAGAGAAG TGTCTGATGGAAGCTTTTACGGCTGCCTGGaaagagggagaagaaaaggagaaggccATGGAGTCTGCACAAGAATCATTAGGGTTTCTCGAGAAGCTGATTCAAGGGAAGAAATTCTTCAGTGGAGAAGACAAGATAGGTTATTTAGATCTAGCAATGGGGTGGATTCCCCTCTGTCTGGATATTATGGAAGAAGTTGGAGGGATGAAACTGGTTGATGCTGAGAAGTTCCCATCTCTTCTTGAATGGGCTCAGAACTTCACTGAAATCCCTCTCATCAAAGAGCGTCTTCCTCCAAGAGATGCGCTCTTCAACTACTTCCATAAAATTGTAGGCTTAAAGCGTTCAATCAAGCATTGA